The Exiguobacterium acetylicum genome includes a window with the following:
- a CDS encoding DUF441 domain-containing protein yields MEAYLFLIALVFIGVIAQNKSLIIAAAFLLIIKAIGLDSRLFPSLQAKGITWGVTLITAAILVPIAAGDIGFKELLQSIRGHIGIISFLSGIFVAIVAAHGVGLMKEDPLVTTALLAGTILAVGLFRGVPVGPLIGAGIAALVIGMWDVIAKAFTG; encoded by the coding sequence ATGGAAGCCTATCTATTTTTGATTGCCCTCGTCTTCATCGGGGTCATCGCACAAAATAAATCACTGATCATTGCTGCTGCCTTTCTACTGATCATCAAGGCAATCGGGCTCGACAGTCGATTGTTTCCTTCCTTGCAGGCAAAAGGAATCACTTGGGGCGTCACGTTGATTACGGCAGCGATCCTTGTACCGATTGCAGCAGGGGACATTGGATTTAAAGAACTTCTACAAAGCATTCGGGGACATATCGGCATCATCTCATTTTTATCAGGAATTTTTGTCGCAATCGTCGCAGCACACGGTGTTGGACTGATGAAAGAAGATCCGCTCGTCACGACAGCTTTGCTAGCTGGAACGATTCTTGCAGTCGGACTTTTCCGAGGCGTACCGGTCGGTCCGTTAATTGGTGCCGGCATTGCTGCACTCGTCATCGGAATGTGGGATGTCATCGCAAAAGCGTTCACTGGATGA
- the pyk gene encoding pyruvate kinase, whose translation MRRTKIVCTIGPASEKRLPEMIEAGMNVARLNFSHGDYEEHGARITDIRRAAEEANKIVTILLDTKGPEIRTHSFEEGKALLERGQEVIIVSGDANEIVGTKDKFSVTYEGLYDDVEVGSMIMLDDGLIGLRVTEKLPNRELRCSIENEGVIKTKKGVNLPNVKVNLPALTEKDIADIEFGIKSDIDLIAASFVRRASDVVAIRQLLEKNNASHIKIFPKIENQEGVDNIEEILAISDGLMVARGDLGIEIPTEEVTPTQKDLIKLCNDFGKPVITATQMLDSMQRFPRPTRAEASDVANAILDGTDAIMLSGETAAGDYPIESVQMMHSIAKRTEKMLDYKLLLKDRQTRSEHTVTDAIAQAVTHTAINLDAKAILTPTQSGYTAARISKYRPEPNIVAVTPSARVARQLNIVWGVYPIVVDHLSDNTDDMLTLAADTAKDAGFVTDGDLVVISAGIPALTAGTTNMLKIHIVGKEIANGRGIGERGVVGEVVIAKNAEEANAKAKPGMILVTNSTDRDMMPAIEMAAAMITVDGGLTSHAGIVGPSLGKPVIVGVEDALTVFKDGQMISIDPLTGKLYNA comes from the coding sequence ATGCGTAGAACTAAAATTGTATGTACGATTGGACCGGCGTCAGAAAAACGTCTTCCAGAAATGATCGAAGCAGGTATGAACGTCGCTCGTTTGAACTTCTCACACGGCGATTATGAAGAGCACGGTGCACGTATCACGGATATCCGTCGTGCAGCAGAAGAAGCAAACAAAATCGTTACGATTCTTCTTGATACGAAAGGACCAGAAATCCGTACACATTCGTTTGAAGAAGGAAAAGCGCTTCTCGAACGTGGTCAAGAAGTCATCATCGTCAGCGGAGACGCAAACGAAATCGTCGGAACGAAAGATAAATTCTCTGTCACATATGAAGGACTCTATGATGATGTCGAAGTTGGTTCGATGATCATGCTTGATGACGGTCTCATCGGTCTTCGTGTCACTGAAAAACTTCCGAACCGTGAGCTTCGTTGTTCAATCGAAAACGAAGGCGTCATCAAGACGAAAAAAGGCGTTAACTTGCCAAACGTGAAGGTTAACCTTCCTGCTTTGACAGAAAAAGATATTGCTGATATCGAGTTCGGTATCAAGAGCGATATCGATTTGATTGCGGCATCTTTCGTACGCCGTGCGTCAGACGTCGTTGCGATTCGTCAATTGCTTGAGAAAAACAACGCGAGCCACATCAAAATCTTCCCGAAAATCGAGAACCAAGAAGGTGTCGATAACATCGAAGAAATCCTCGCGATTTCGGACGGTTTGATGGTAGCGCGTGGTGACCTCGGTATCGAGATCCCAACGGAAGAAGTTACGCCAACTCAAAAAGACTTGATCAAGCTTTGTAATGACTTCGGTAAACCAGTCATTACAGCAACACAAATGCTTGATTCGATGCAGCGTTTCCCACGTCCAACACGTGCTGAAGCATCAGACGTCGCGAACGCGATTCTTGATGGTACGGATGCAATCATGCTTTCAGGTGAGACAGCAGCAGGGGACTATCCAATCGAATCTGTCCAAATGATGCACTCGATCGCAAAACGTACAGAAAAAATGCTCGACTACAAGCTCTTGTTGAAAGATCGTCAAACACGTAGTGAGCACACAGTTACAGACGCAATCGCTCAAGCCGTTACGCACACTGCGATCAACTTGGACGCAAAAGCAATCTTGACACCGACACAATCGGGTTACACAGCAGCACGTATCTCGAAATACCGTCCGGAGCCGAACATCGTCGCTGTTACACCAAGCGCACGTGTCGCACGTCAGTTGAACATCGTATGGGGCGTGTACCCAATCGTCGTTGATCATCTCTCAGACAACACGGATGATATGTTGACACTTGCTGCGGACACAGCTAAAGATGCTGGTTTCGTTACAGATGGTGACCTCGTCGTCATCTCAGCAGGTATCCCTGCCTTGACTGCTGGTACAACGAACATGTTGAAAATCCACATCGTTGGTAAAGAAATCGCAAACGGTCGTGGAATCGGTGAGCGTGGTGTCGTTGGCGAAGTCGTCATCGCAAAAAACGCTGAAGAAGCAAACGCGAAAGCGAAGCCAGGCATGATTCTCGTTACGAACTCAACAGATCGTGACATGATGCCTGCAATCGAAATGGCTGCTGCGATGATCACAGTTGATGGCGGATTGACAAGCCATGCTGGAATCGTTGGACCATCACTCGGTAAACCAGTCATCGTTGGTGTCGAAGATGCATTGACAGTCTTCAAAGACGGTCAAATGATCTCAATCGATCCATTGACAGGTAAACTGTATAACGCATAA
- the pfkA gene encoding 6-phosphofructokinase yields MSLKRIAVLTSGGDAPGMNAAVRAVTRKAIFHGLEVFGVYNGYQGLINGDIVQLNLGSVGDIIQRGGTFLRSARCPEFRTEEGRAKAVVNLQKFEIDALVVVGGDGSYRGAQKLTGLGFPTIGLPGTIDNDIPGTDYTIGFDTALNTALEAIDKIRDTASSHERTYVIEVMGRDAGDIALYAGLAGGAESILVPERPEDLTEVLERIQSGVNRGKKHSIVIVAEGAGRAQDVGDAIAKETGLDTRVTVLGHVQRGGAPTAADRVLASRMGAHAIEILLQGKQGRVVGVRGGKMIDLDIDEALDENKHELDLEILELSKQLSI; encoded by the coding sequence GTGAGTTTAAAACGGATTGCTGTCTTAACGAGTGGCGGCGATGCACCAGGTATGAACGCCGCGGTGCGTGCTGTCACGCGTAAAGCGATTTTTCATGGCTTAGAAGTATTTGGTGTCTACAATGGCTATCAAGGATTAATCAACGGGGACATTGTCCAGTTGAACCTTGGATCAGTCGGCGACATCATTCAACGAGGTGGAACGTTCTTACGTTCGGCACGTTGCCCTGAGTTCCGTACGGAAGAAGGACGAGCAAAAGCAGTCGTCAATCTTCAGAAATTTGAAATTGATGCACTCGTCGTCGTAGGCGGAGACGGGTCGTATCGTGGTGCCCAAAAATTGACAGGACTTGGTTTCCCGACAATCGGACTACCAGGTACGATCGATAACGACATTCCAGGAACGGATTATACGATTGGGTTTGATACAGCGCTTAACACGGCGCTCGAAGCCATCGATAAAATTCGTGATACAGCATCATCACATGAGCGGACATATGTCATTGAAGTCATGGGACGCGATGCAGGTGATATCGCATTATACGCAGGACTTGCTGGTGGAGCGGAATCAATTCTTGTTCCTGAGCGCCCTGAAGATTTAACAGAAGTCCTCGAGCGAATTCAAAGTGGTGTCAACCGCGGTAAAAAACACTCGATCGTCATCGTCGCCGAAGGTGCGGGTCGCGCTCAAGACGTGGGAGACGCAATCGCAAAAGAAACAGGTCTCGATACACGCGTCACGGTTCTTGGTCACGTTCAACGTGGTGGAGCACCAACGGCAGCGGACCGTGTACTTGCAAGTCGGATGGGGGCGCACGCCATCGAAATCCTACTTCAAGGAAAACAAGGACGCGTCGTAGGTGTACGTGGCGGTAAGATGATCGATCTCGATATCGATGAGGCACTCGACGAAAATAAACACGAGCTGGATCTTGAAATCCTCGAGCTTTCAAAACAGCTTTCGATTTAA
- the accA gene encoding acetyl-CoA carboxylase carboxyl transferase subunit alpha, which translates to MQPFDQPVIALREKILELHDMAETQGLDFKEELQLLEERLHRLELDIYGNMKAWNRVQLARHPERPTTLDYIESICEDFIELHGDRHGYDDAAIVGGIGTLNGRPVTIIGHQRGKDTKENIRRNFGMPHPEGYRKALRLMQQAEKFNRPIITFIDTKGAYPGRAAEERGQSEAIAKNLFEMAGMTVPIVSIVIGEGGSGGALGIGVCDQLLMLENSTYSVISPEGAAALLWKDASLAEKAAESMKITAPDLLRLGIADAIIPEVVGGAHLDVSLQADKLKTVLVQKLESLVHLTKEELINQRTEKYHQIGT; encoded by the coding sequence ATGCAACCATTTGACCAACCAGTCATTGCTTTACGTGAAAAAATTCTTGAGCTCCACGATATGGCGGAAACACAAGGACTTGATTTCAAGGAAGAACTCCAACTTCTTGAAGAACGTCTTCATCGGTTAGAACTCGATATTTACGGGAATATGAAAGCGTGGAATCGTGTTCAGTTGGCACGTCATCCAGAACGTCCAACGACACTCGATTACATTGAATCGATTTGTGAAGATTTCATCGAATTGCACGGAGATCGTCATGGATATGATGATGCGGCAATCGTCGGCGGAATCGGAACATTGAATGGTCGTCCGGTGACGATCATCGGTCACCAACGCGGGAAAGACACTAAAGAAAACATTCGTCGTAATTTCGGGATGCCACATCCGGAAGGATACCGAAAAGCACTACGTCTCATGCAACAAGCGGAGAAATTCAATCGACCGATCATTACGTTCATCGACACGAAAGGGGCTTATCCTGGACGTGCTGCAGAAGAACGCGGTCAAAGTGAAGCGATTGCGAAAAACTTGTTTGAGATGGCTGGCATGACGGTTCCGATCGTCTCGATCGTAATCGGTGAAGGAGGGTCAGGTGGTGCTTTAGGAATCGGAGTATGCGATCAACTCTTGATGCTCGAGAACTCAACGTATTCCGTCATTTCTCCTGAAGGTGCTGCAGCACTACTATGGAAAGACGCGAGTCTTGCGGAAAAAGCGGCGGAATCGATGAAAATCACAGCACCCGATTTGTTACGACTCGGGATTGCGGATGCGATCATTCCGGAAGTCGTCGGGGGAGCCCATCTTGATGTGTCATTACAGGCGGATAAATTAAAAACTGTATTGGTACAGAAGCTCGAATCATTGGTTCATTTGACCAAGGAAGAGCTCATCAATCAACGGACCGAAAAATATCACCAAATTGGCACATAA
- the accD gene encoding acetyl-CoA carboxylase, carboxyltransferase subunit beta, with translation MQAFFRKPKKFVTLTSKEQRVDVPVGLMTKCPKCKLIQYTKQLEANLRVCSCGYHHPLTAQERFTQLFDEGSVTYFDLPAVQADPLGFQDYPEKLKGDQVRTGLEEAIVCGVGNVNGHPLVACVMDARFRMGSMGAAVGAAISEAVRYATKHRLPVTIFSASGGARMQEGMVSLMQMAKSSLFLKQHSDAGLLYISCMTHPTTGGVSASFAMLGDFNIAEPGALIGFAGRRIIEQTIREKLPEDFQTAEFLLQAGQLDDVVSRHDLKTYYTRILKLHAEGTNHATI, from the coding sequence GTGCAAGCATTTTTTCGAAAACCTAAAAAATTCGTCACGCTGACTTCAAAGGAGCAGCGTGTCGATGTACCGGTTGGCCTAATGACAAAATGTCCGAAATGTAAATTGATCCAATATACGAAACAACTGGAGGCGAACTTACGTGTCTGTTCATGTGGGTATCATCATCCATTGACCGCTCAAGAACGTTTTACACAGTTATTCGATGAAGGTTCGGTAACGTATTTCGATCTGCCGGCAGTTCAAGCGGATCCACTCGGATTCCAAGACTATCCGGAAAAATTAAAAGGCGACCAAGTCAGAACGGGTCTTGAGGAAGCGATCGTCTGTGGCGTCGGGAATGTGAATGGTCACCCACTCGTCGCTTGTGTCATGGATGCGCGATTCCGGATGGGTTCGATGGGAGCGGCAGTCGGTGCTGCGATTTCTGAAGCTGTTCGTTATGCAACGAAACATCGTCTACCTGTCACGATTTTCTCCGCTTCAGGTGGAGCCCGGATGCAAGAAGGTATGGTCAGTCTCATGCAAATGGCGAAATCGAGTCTTTTCTTAAAACAGCATTCAGACGCTGGATTACTTTATATTTCTTGTATGACGCATCCTACAACCGGTGGTGTATCAGCAAGTTTTGCGATGCTCGGTGACTTCAATATCGCTGAACCAGGTGCGTTGATCGGGTTTGCAGGTCGACGAATCATTGAACAGACGATTCGTGAAAAACTACCGGAAGATTTCCAAACAGCAGAATTCTTATTACAAGCAGGTCAATTGGACGATGTCGTATCACGACATGATCTGAAGACGTACTATACGCGAATCTTAAAGCTACATGCGGAGGGAACGAACCATGCAACCATTTGA
- a CDS encoding FadR/GntR family transcriptional regulator, with translation MEKKRNAFEANIAAIKLMIEQDGLVPGDRIPSERELAERLSISRPSVREALRTLAYLGIVETRHGGGSFLLNRDDHTYIQIIAQFLVTGDSKFEDLAGTLRLLEQAALAQLDDLSVLAPVVASDAAFRETLIQTVDNDLFERIWRQVNAFHKSFGQGELYTQAEREQLLNRP, from the coding sequence ATGGAGAAGAAACGAAATGCATTTGAAGCCAATATCGCGGCGATTAAATTGATGATCGAACAAGATGGATTAGTTCCAGGAGACCGGATTCCATCAGAACGGGAACTGGCAGAACGTTTATCCATCAGCCGACCGTCCGTACGAGAAGCATTACGGACGCTCGCATATTTAGGAATCGTCGAGACACGACATGGGGGCGGAAGCTTTCTATTGAACCGTGACGATCATACCTATATTCAAATCATTGCTCAATTCTTAGTGACTGGCGATTCGAAGTTCGAAGACTTGGCAGGAACGCTTCGCTTGCTTGAGCAAGCAGCGCTCGCGCAACTGGATGACCTTTCGGTGCTTGCACCAGTCGTTGCATCCGATGCTGCGTTTCGTGAGACGTTGATTCAGACGGTCGACAACGATCTGTTTGAACGAATCTGGCGACAAGTCAATGCCTTCCATAAAAGCTTCGGTCAAGGGGAACTCTATACGCAGGCGGAACGGGAACAACTCTTGAACCGCCCATAG